One Roseburia rectibacter DNA window includes the following coding sequences:
- a CDS encoding glycosyl hydrolase family 8, whose translation MAGAVLTGKYRNVFKECGYSEDEITKRVEQTFETIFYGKEEERFYHEVGDDMAYMEDTGNHDVRTEGMSYGMMVCVQMNKKEEFDRLWKWVRTYMYIENGPNKNYFVWSCGLDGSKNADGPAPDGEEYFAMALFFASARWGDGEGIFNYGAEAKAILRECVHKGEASHPGEPMWEPSNKLIKFVPGFDFSDPSYHLPHFYELFAKNADPCDRTFWEQAAEASRGYLHLACHPKTGLSAEYADYDGKPHIGHQEIFGRHDWYYSDAYRTIANIGMDHLWFEKDPWQVEIANRLQNFYCAEQKEHWDGVFLTDGTRLEEKALHPVAIVAVNAQASLAADGPYVKECVDRLWDTPLRTGDRRYYDNFLYMFAMLALSGNYRIYQK comes from the coding sequence ATGGCAGGAGCAGTTTTGACAGGAAAATACCGCAATGTTTTTAAAGAGTGCGGATATTCTGAGGATGAGATAACAAAAAGAGTAGAGCAGACATTTGAAACCATTTTTTATGGAAAAGAGGAGGAAAGGTTTTACCATGAAGTGGGAGATGACATGGCTTATATGGAGGATACCGGAAACCATGATGTCCGTACCGAAGGCATGTCCTATGGGATGATGGTCTGCGTACAGATGAATAAAAAGGAAGAATTTGATCGTCTCTGGAAGTGGGTACGCACTTATATGTATATTGAAAACGGACCAAATAAAAATTATTTTGTCTGGTCCTGCGGGTTAGATGGAAGTAAGAATGCAGACGGTCCTGCTCCGGATGGAGAAGAATATTTTGCAATGGCACTGTTTTTTGCGTCTGCACGCTGGGGAGACGGAGAAGGAATTTTTAATTACGGCGCAGAGGCAAAAGCGATATTAAGAGAATGTGTCCACAAAGGGGAAGCATCACATCCGGGAGAGCCAATGTGGGAGCCATCAAACAAACTGATCAAATTTGTGCCGGGATTTGATTTTTCTGATCCATCCTATCATCTGCCGCATTTTTATGAGTTATTTGCAAAAAATGCAGATCCCTGTGACCGGACATTCTGGGAACAGGCAGCGGAGGCAAGCAGAGGTTATCTGCATTTGGCATGCCATCCGAAGACCGGATTGTCTGCCGAGTATGCGGATTATGATGGAAAGCCTCATATTGGGCATCAGGAAATTTTCGGACGTCATGACTGGTATTACAGTGATGCTTACCGTACCATTGCAAATATAGGCATGGATCATCTCTGGTTTGAAAAAGATCCCTGGCAGGTTGAGATCGCAAACAGATTACAGAACTTTTACTGTGCCGAGCAGAAGGAACACTGGGACGGAGTATTTCTGACCGATGGAACAAGATTAGAGGAGAAGGCACTTCATCCGGTTGCCATTGTTGCAGTAAATGCACAGGCATCTTTAGCGGCAGACGGGCCATATGTGAAAGAATGTGTGGATCGTCTGTGGGATACGCCGCTTCGTACCGGAGACAGAAGATATTATGATAATTTCCTTTATATGTTTGCAATGCTCGCACTTTCCGGAAATTACCGGATCTATCAGAAATGA
- a CDS encoding family 43 glycosylhydrolase, which produces MKKQVYNPYLPSWEYIPDGEPYVFGDRVYVFGSHDRYNGHVFCLNDYVCWSAPLDSLGEWHCSGTIYRKTDDPLNKDGKMCLYAPDVTRGADGRYYLYYVLDKVSVVSVAVAEKPDGPYKFYGYVHDKNGNRIGERSQDEPQFDPAVLTEGDKTYLYTGFCAANDASRHGAMGMALGKDMLTVIEEPRIVLPNHVYGKGTGFEEHEFFEAPSIRKKGDYYYLIYSSVVMHELCYAVSKNPLEGFTYGGVIVSNCDVGITNGKPAEKPVAYGANNHGSIIDIMDQWYIFYHRHTNHSWYCRQGCAEPIVFQGERICQAEMTSCGLNGSPLRGEGTYPSYIACNLFTDKEEMYVGGEKQPYIMQDGCDGDYVPAYITNMTDHATAGFKYFSCKGIKKLGICVRGYARGEFEVRTVWDGPVCGKIPVEFTNVWENYEAPVKIEDGVQALYLTFRGEGTADLKSFTFDDNT; this is translated from the coding sequence ATGAAAAAACAGGTATATAATCCATATCTGCCATCGTGGGAATATATCCCGGATGGTGAACCATATGTTTTCGGGGACAGAGTTTATGTCTTTGGATCACATGACAGATACAATGGGCATGTGTTCTGCCTGAATGATTATGTGTGCTGGTCTGCGCCGTTAGACAGTCTGGGGGAATGGCACTGTAGTGGAACCATTTACCGGAAAACAGACGATCCTTTGAACAAAGACGGGAAAATGTGTCTGTATGCACCGGATGTGACAAGAGGGGCAGATGGAAGATATTATTTATATTATGTTCTGGATAAGGTATCTGTTGTATCTGTGGCAGTAGCAGAAAAACCGGATGGCCCGTATAAGTTTTATGGGTATGTGCATGATAAAAACGGAAACCGGATCGGGGAGCGCAGTCAGGATGAACCGCAGTTTGATCCGGCTGTACTGACAGAGGGCGATAAAACGTATCTCTATACAGGATTTTGTGCGGCGAATGATGCGTCAAGGCACGGTGCTATGGGAATGGCACTTGGTAAGGATATGCTGACGGTCATAGAAGAACCCCGGATCGTTCTGCCAAATCATGTTTACGGAAAAGGAACCGGATTTGAAGAACATGAATTTTTTGAGGCACCGTCAATCCGGAAAAAGGGAGATTATTACTATCTGATATATTCTTCTGTTGTGATGCATGAACTTTGTTATGCAGTCAGTAAAAATCCTCTGGAAGGTTTTACTTATGGAGGCGTGATCGTCAGCAACTGTGACGTTGGCATTACAAATGGAAAACCGGCGGAAAAACCTGTGGCATATGGTGCAAATAATCATGGAAGCATCATAGATATCATGGATCAGTGGTATATTTTTTATCACAGGCATACAAATCATTCCTGGTATTGCAGGCAGGGATGCGCAGAACCGATCGTATTTCAGGGAGAACGTATCTGTCAGGCAGAGATGACATCCTGTGGACTAAACGGAAGTCCCTTAAGAGGAGAAGGGACATATCCGTCTTATATCGCATGCAACCTTTTTACGGACAAAGAAGAAATGTATGTCGGTGGGGAAAAACAGCCGTATATTATGCAGGACGGGTGTGATGGTGATTATGTCCCTGCCTATATTACAAATATGACAGATCATGCAACAGCAGGATTTAAGTATTTTTCCTGTAAAGGAATCAAAAAATTAGGAATCTGTGTCAGAGGATATGCAAGAGGAGAATTTGAGGTCCGGACTGTATGGGATGGTCCTGTCTGTGGAAAGATTCCTGTTGAGTTTACAAATGTGTGGGAAAACTATGAGGCACCTGTGAAAATAGAGGATGGAGTACAGGCACTTTATCTGACATTTCGCGGAGAAGGTACTGCAGATTTAAAATCTTTTACGTTTGACGACAATACATAA
- a CDS encoding ABC transporter permease, whose protein sequence is MSLARTKSKEKIKENRTKITWKEIKRQKVLLFWAAILVIYGVIFYYLPLAGWAMAFQNYKPKLGILHSQFVGLDKFKMLFSDMTFIRVIRNTLAMGVINLVVTFVTAIAFAILLNEMVTKGGKKVVQTISYLPHFLSWIIVTGILHDMLSGTGIINEMLVNLHLIEQPINFFAHPGYFWPIVAFANVWKETGWNAIIYLAAITAIDPSLYEAAAIDGAGRWAKIKYVTLPGIKPTIIILLLMNVGNVLNAGFEIQYLLGNGLVQKVSQTIDIYVLKWGISQGDYAIGTAAGIFKSLVSIILIVIANQIAKRNGEEQLF, encoded by the coding sequence ATGTCGTTAGCGAGAACAAAATCAAAAGAAAAAATAAAAGAGAACCGGACTAAAATTACATGGAAAGAGATCAAGAGGCAGAAAGTTTTACTGTTCTGGGCTGCGATCCTTGTCATCTATGGAGTGATATTTTATTATCTGCCACTGGCAGGATGGGCAATGGCATTCCAGAATTACAAACCAAAGCTTGGTATCCTCCATTCACAATTTGTCGGATTAGACAAATTTAAAATGTTATTCTCGGATATGACTTTTATCCGGGTAATCAGAAATACACTTGCAATGGGTGTTATTAACCTTGTGGTAACATTTGTGACAGCGATCGCATTTGCAATTTTATTAAATGAGATGGTCACAAAAGGCGGGAAAAAAGTGGTACAGACGATATCTTATCTGCCGCACTTTCTTTCCTGGATCATTGTAACAGGTATTTTACATGATATGCTTTCCGGAACCGGAATCATAAATGAAATGCTTGTAAATTTACATCTGATAGAACAGCCGATCAACTTTTTTGCACATCCGGGATATTTCTGGCCGATCGTTGCATTTGCAAATGTCTGGAAAGAAACAGGATGGAATGCGATCATTTATTTGGCAGCGATCACAGCGATCGACCCGTCACTTTATGAAGCAGCAGCGATTGATGGTGCCGGAAGATGGGCGAAAATTAAATATGTTACTCTGCCGGGAATCAAACCAACTATTATTATTTTACTTTTAATGAATGTAGGAAATGTCTTAAATGCAGGATTTGAGATTCAGTATCTGTTAGGAAACGGACTTGTACAGAAAGTATCCCAGACCATTGACATTTATGTATTAAAATGGGGTATCAGTCAGGGAGATTATGCAATCGGTACTGCAGCAGGTATCTTCAAGAGTCTTGTAAGTATTATTCTGATCGTAATTGCAAACCAGATTGCAAAACGAAATGGAGAGGAACAGTTATTCTAG
- a CDS encoding carbohydrate ABC transporter permease, which yields MAKTQKRKKTKKIQVFPIVNAVIMILFVIITLYPVLNTLAISLNDGTDALRGGIYLLPRKFTWKNYTTVLQKDNLITGAYITVARTIIGTVLALIANAILAFIVSRKRFLFKKEVSLFWVITMYVNGGLIPTFLLYKGLGLTNSFWVYVIPGMVSAFNMLVIRTYMNGIPDSLEESAQLDGAGYTTIFLKIYSPLCKPVYATVALFVAVGQWNSWFDAMLYNRMSDNLTTLQYELMKLLSSVTNQGTNAEAMKNAVGTVTPTSVRAAATIITMLPIICIYPFLQKYFVTGLTLGGVKE from the coding sequence ATGGCAAAGACACAAAAAAGAAAGAAAACAAAAAAGATACAGGTATTTCCGATCGTAAATGCGGTCATAATGATCCTGTTTGTGATCATTACCCTGTATCCGGTATTAAATACATTGGCAATTTCATTAAACGATGGAACAGATGCCTTAAGAGGCGGGATTTATCTGTTACCGAGAAAGTTTACATGGAAAAACTATACGACTGTGCTTCAGAAAGATAATCTGATCACCGGAGCTTATATTACAGTCGCAAGAACGATCATCGGTACGGTTCTTGCACTGATCGCAAATGCGATTCTTGCATTTATCGTCAGCAGAAAAAGATTTTTATTCAAAAAAGAAGTATCTCTTTTCTGGGTTATCACCATGTATGTAAATGGTGGACTGATTCCGACCTTCCTTTTATACAAAGGACTTGGACTTACAAACAGTTTTTGGGTTTATGTAATTCCGGGCATGGTAAGTGCATTTAATATGCTTGTCATCCGTACATATATGAATGGTATACCTGACAGTTTAGAGGAATCTGCGCAGTTAGATGGTGCGGGATATACAACGATTTTCTTAAAAATTTATTCTCCGCTGTGTAAACCGGTATATGCGACAGTTGCATTATTTGTTGCAGTCGGGCAGTGGAACTCATGGTTTGATGCAATGTTATATAACCGTATGAGTGATAACTTAACAACGCTTCAGTATGAGTTAATGAAATTATTATCATCCGTAACAAACCAGGGAACCAACGCAGAGGCTATGAAAAATGCAGTAGGAACCGTTACACCAACTTCTGTTCGTGCTGCAGCAACCATTATCACCATGCTTCCTATCATCTGTATTTATCCGTTTTTACAGAAATACTTTGTGACAGGACTTACCCTTGGCGGTGTCAAAGAGTAA
- a CDS encoding type 2 periplasmic-binding domain-containing protein, with the protein MKKRVIAALCVVVCMAGLVHVSKGSSVPDKNIKHFTAFFSVEGDTLEPNNEIRQKIAQLTGADCEEIWLVGQTKENALNAYIVNGEYPDFISGEVSLYEANALIPLDEYWDKYPNIKGYLTKEQWDRFRQADGHIYWIPQFGVSHGEDVEVTHTGEAFWIQTRVLKWAGYPKIHTVDEYFDLIERYVAANPAMEDGTKNIPFTVLCDGWRYFCLENVPQFLDGYPNDGSCIVDPDTLQVVDYNTTDTAQWYFKKLNEEFHKGILDAESFTATYDDYLKKLSTGAVCGMPDQWWQFYYAIVGVYDQNGLRDLGCDYVPLPITREEGIKNKWHVTRSAELDSSTGLSITVSCQDIDGAMQFISDLMEPEIVKLRFWGEEGIDYSVDENGMFYMNEEQGERRSDQETAENHFCSYSYFPKVEGLLPDGKNAFSMEYQSAEFLKNQPQDVRECFEAYGVTNYVEMLGTNEAPGAWYPMYSYTTALSVNSQAGQIREQLDEVKHKWLPQVIMADDFDTAWENYMQEYNACDPAAYLEDLQSEVNKRVEQDISD; encoded by the coding sequence ATGAAAAAAAGAGTGATAGCAGCACTTTGTGTAGTTGTATGTATGGCAGGTCTGGTACATGTTTCAAAAGGGAGCAGTGTACCGGATAAAAATATAAAACATTTTACCGCTTTTTTTTCGGTAGAAGGAGATACGTTAGAACCAAATAACGAAATCCGGCAGAAGATCGCACAGCTGACAGGTGCAGATTGTGAGGAAATATGGCTTGTCGGGCAGACAAAGGAAAATGCATTGAATGCTTATATAGTGAATGGGGAATATCCGGATTTTATATCAGGAGAGGTCAGTTTATATGAAGCAAATGCATTGATACCATTAGATGAATATTGGGATAAATATCCGAATATCAAAGGATATCTGACTAAGGAACAGTGGGACAGATTCCGGCAGGCAGACGGTCATATTTACTGGATTCCGCAATTTGGAGTATCCCATGGGGAAGATGTGGAGGTAACACATACCGGAGAGGCATTCTGGATACAGACAAGAGTATTGAAATGGGCAGGATATCCGAAGATTCATACCGTAGATGAATATTTTGATCTGATCGAACGCTATGTTGCAGCAAATCCTGCGATGGAGGATGGAACGAAAAATATTCCGTTTACGGTGCTGTGTGATGGATGGAGATATTTCTGTCTGGAAAATGTGCCGCAGTTTCTGGATGGTTATCCGAATGATGGAAGCTGTATTGTTGATCCTGATACGCTGCAGGTAGTGGATTATAATACGACAGATACGGCACAGTGGTACTTTAAAAAGCTGAACGAAGAATTTCATAAAGGGATTCTGGATGCAGAATCTTTTACTGCAACTTATGATGATTATCTGAAAAAGCTGTCTACGGGTGCTGTGTGTGGCATGCCGGATCAGTGGTGGCAGTTTTATTATGCAATCGTGGGTGTCTATGACCAGAACGGGTTGCGGGATTTAGGGTGTGATTATGTCCCTCTGCCAATTACACGTGAGGAAGGAATCAAAAATAAATGGCATGTGACACGTTCCGCAGAACTTGACAGTTCGACGGGATTATCCATTACAGTATCCTGTCAGGATATTGATGGAGCCATGCAGTTTATCAGTGATCTGATGGAACCGGAGATTGTTAAGTTACGTTTCTGGGGAGAAGAGGGAATTGATTATTCTGTTGATGAGAATGGCATGTTTTATATGAATGAAGAACAGGGAGAGAGACGGAGCGATCAGGAGACTGCAGAAAATCATTTCTGTTCTTATTCTTATTTTCCAAAAGTAGAAGGACTTCTGCCGGATGGGAAAAATGCATTTTCCATGGAATATCAGTCAGCGGAGTTTTTGAAAAATCAGCCACAGGATGTGAGAGAATGTTTTGAGGCTTATGGGGTTACAAATTATGTTGAGATGCTTGGAACAAATGAAGCGCCTGGCGCCTGGTATCCGATGTATTCTTACACAACAGCACTGTCAGTTAATTCACAGGCAGGGCAGATCAGGGAACAGTTAGATGAGGTAAAACATAAATGGCTTCCGCAGGTTATCATGGCAGATGATTTCGATACTGCATGGGAAAATTATATGCAGGAGTATAACGCATGTGATCCGGCTGCATATCTTGAAGATCTGCAGTCAGAGGTAAATAAAAGAGTGGAACAGGATATCTCTGATTAG